The Methylomarinum sp. Ch1-1 genome contains the following window.
TAAAAAAAGGTTTGTTCGAGCTGGCCGACGGAGGAACATTGTTCCTCGATGAAGTGGGTGAATTACCGATCTCGTTGCAACCTAAATTGCTGAGGGCGTTGGAAAGCGGCCAGTTCAGACGGGTGGGCGGAACGACAGCGTTAAAATCGACGGTTCGTGTCGTGACGGCGACACATCGAAATCTCAGCGGGATGGTTAAGGAAGGCCTGTTCCGGGAGGATTTGTTTTACCGATTATCGGTTTTCCCGTTGGAGATTCCGGCATTGCGGGATAGAGTTGAAGACATTCAAGAACTTGTCGAATATTTTCTTGAGTCCTTCGGACAACGTGACCGATGCGTTTACCGGATGAGTGGCGCGGCCTTGCAAAAATTAATGGGCCATCGATGGCCGGGCAATATCCGCGAATTGAAAAATTGTCTACAACTGGCGACCTGTCTTTGCAACAAACATCATATCGAAGAGCGGGATATTTCGATCATGCGCCGAAACGAGATGCCTTTAAAGCCAGGGATGGTCGAGAGGCGTGGTCAAGGATCGGCCACTGAAGCGCGGAAGGCTACGGACATGAATCCTTTAGAGGCTATCGAAGCCGAATACATAAGGTCCTTGATCGATAAACATCAAGGAAACCGCAAACTGATTGCCGCTGAAATGAACGTCAGTGAAAGAACGTTGTACAGAAAATTAAAACGCCTTAACGTGAATTAACGAGCCTGCAATGGAACCTTACCTACGCAGTTGGACACTCAATACCATCGATTCGGGTTTAGACGACTTTGCGCCCCCGGTCGACATGCGTGATCACATTAATCGCATCAAGGCTTTGCCGCCCTTGCCGGGCATCGCGCAACAGATCATACAATTGGCCTCGGATCCACTGGCCGATGCGAAAAAACTAGCGTTGATTATAGAATTGGACCCATTGCTGACCTCGCAAATCATCCGTTGGGCGGGTTCGGCATTGTACGGATATCGCGGTCGTATCGTGTCGGTGCAAGAGGCGATAGTCCGAGTATTGGGCTATGATTTTGTGATGAATTTGGCTCTGAGCCTCAGTGCGCTATCAGCGCTTAAAGCACCTAGCCAGGGAAAAATCGGAACCCGCATGTTTTGGTTACAAGCGATAGCCGGATCGCGTTTGGCTGTGTCGCTGAGCGAAAACATGCCTAGGCAGGAAAGACCGGATCGTAAAACAATATTTCTGTCCGCTTTACTGCATAACATCGGTTTTCCATTAATGGGCCATGAGTTTCTAGATGAATTCAACTACTTGGCAACGATGATTGACGCCAATCCTTCGCTCACTGTCTACAGTGTCGAGCGTTTCGCATTTGGTGTCGATCACTGTTCATTGGGCGCCTGGCTGATGCGAACCTGGTCGATGCCAAAACCGATTATCGATGTCGTTTATCACCATCATAACCCTCATTATCGCGGCGACAACTATCAAATCAATTTGCTGGTGTATTTGAGCGATTGTCTATTAGGAACACTGGGAATCGGCGATGGACAAAATCAGTCTTATGACGATGAAGTATTCGCAGCGTTGAATTTGGACTGTGAGTTCGCCATGCAAAAAGTCGCCGAATTAGAGGATTCGCTTGAACAGATTGACTCGATGGCGGTACGGCTAACCCGCTACCAGTAAGGCTATATACCTGCGCCAACCTCGTCGATTTAATGATTTAGAAATCGATTTCGATGCCGACCGGGCAGTGATCCGAGCCGGTGATTTCCGGCGCGATGAAGGCGTCATCGATTTTGTCGAGTAATGTTTCGCTGGTCAATACGTAGTCGATGCGCCAGCCGATATTTTTTGCTCGGGCATTGGCGCGGTAGCTCCACCAGCTATAGGCGACCGTGTCCGGATGGAAGTGACGGAAGCTGTCGGCCAAGCCGATGTCGAGGAAGCGGCTGAAGCCGTCGATTTCGGCTTGGGTATAGCCGGCCGTTTTATTGTAATTCGGCTTGGGACGTGCGATATCGATTTCCTGGTGAGCGACATTGAAATCGCCGCAAGCGATCAGCGGTTTTTGCTTTTGCAGTTGCTGCAGATAGGCGCAAAATTCGCGATCCCAGTTTTGCCGGTAATCCAGGCGCACTAGATCCTGGCCCGAATTCGGGACATAGACATTGAGCAGAAAGAAATGTTCGTATTCGGCGACGAGCACGCGACCTTCCTGATCGTGCTCATCTATGCCGATATCATTGCTCAGCTTTAGCGGCGGCTGCCGAGTCAATAGCGCGACGCCGGAGTAACCCTTGCGTTCCGCACAATTGGAATAAACATGGTAACCGTCGATGTCGTCCAATGCCTTGAAGACTTGATCATCCTGGGCTTTGGTTTCTTGCAGCAAAATGCAGTCGGCGTCTAACTGGGCTATCGTTTCGGCAAAGCCTTTTTTTTGTATGGCGCGTATGCCGTTGACGTTCCAGGAAATGATTTTCATCTGATGATTCCTTCCGATGAGCTAGGCGTTGAGGACTTAATAGGTTAACGAGGCCTCGACTGGCCTTTTCGGCGGGTCGAGGCTTTGTTGGGGGCTAATCGATGCTTAGGCCGAGAGGGCCGAGGCTTCTTTTGCTCGACGGGTGATTTCCGTCCAGTCTTCGGCATCGACCAGATCGGCCGGCGCCATCCAAGAGCCGCCGACACAGGCGACGTTTTTCAATGCCAGGTATTCGGCGGCATTTTTCGGACTGACGCCGCCGGTTGGGCAGAAGGTCACTTGCGGCAACGGGCCGCCGATCGATTTCAACATCGGTATGCCGCCTGCCGCTTCGGCCGGGAAGAATTTCATTTCGGAGATGCCTTTTTCCAGCAAACGCATCACTTCGCTGGGGCTGATGACGCCCGGTAGAATCGGTACGCCGGATTTCAGCGCGGCATCGATCAGGTTGTCGGTGACCCCTGGACTGACCAGAAATTCTGAGCCGGCATCGACGGCTTGTTTCAGCGTCTCCTGGTTGATCACGGTGCCGGCGCCGACGATCGCATCCGGCACCTCGGCTTTGATTCGCTTGATCGCTTCCAGAGCCACCGGAGTGCGCAGGGTGATTTCCAGCACTTTCAGGCCGCCTTCGACCAGGGCGTGAGCCAAGGGAACCGCATGCTCGAGCCGGTTGATGACCATCACCGGGATGACCGGGGAGGTGTGCATGATGTCTTTGATCGCTGTCATAATTTTTATGTGATTAAGATGATTCGTAGGTTGTAACTATTCAGGGTCTTGCAGTCTTTAGGGAGCAGGTCATTGATTTCTCGGGACGCGTGAATACATCCGTGTAAGCTCTGACTGTAACCTCCTGTTGCAGACAGCCCGATAACAGCAATTCCCAGTTTGAACGTTTTAGCGGTGTTTAGGGTATGGGGAGTGTCTGTCGAGGAGCGCCGTTCACCCAGCACCTAAATTATCCTGGAATGTAAATTATAGTCCAGTAACCATGGAATTTAGGTGCTGGGTAAACCCATCCCTGGGGGCTTGACGGCAGCATCCTTGCTGCCGACATCCTCGCCAAACACATCCCATGCCCTTTTTGAACGCCAAAGTGGGAATTGCTGGCCCGATAAATCAATAACCTACTCCCTCTGAAAAAAAACTATACTGAATAGTTACCCGTAGGTTTTAGTTGTAGGTCGGGTTAGCGAAGCGTAACCCGACAGCTTCTTTTAATCCACCGGAAACAGATTCGATGCGCCGGTTTCGGCGGTCGAGGCGCCTAAGCGGAAATTGCCGAACATCTCGCGTCCCATGCCGTAATGGTGATTGTTGGCGCGATTCGGAATCGGCGTGCGGGCATTGAATTCCGCCTCAGCGACCTTCGCGGTGATCTCGCCGGTTTGCAAATTCAGCGAAATGATGTCGCCGTCTAATACCTTGGCCAGCGGCCCGCCCATTTCGCATTCGGGGCATAAATGAATCACCGAAGGCACTTTGCCGGAGGCGCCGGACATACGACCGTCGGTGACCAGCGCCACTTTGAAGCCCTTGTCTTGCAATACGCCTAAAGGCGGCGTCAGCTTATGCAGCTCCGGCATGCCATTGGCCCTAGGGCCTTGGAAGCGAATCACCGCGACAAAGTCTTTTTCCAGTTCGCCACGTTTGAACGCGGCCAGAAAATCTTCCTGGTCATCGAATACCACCGCCGGCGCTTCGACAATTCGGTGATCGGCCGAGACCGCGGAGAGCTTGGAGACGCCGCGTCCCAGATTGCCTTGCATCACATGCAGGCCGCCGGTGGCGGCGAAGGGTTTTTCCACCGTGCTCAGGACCTCGGTGTCCATCGAGCTTGTCGGGCAGGGTTCCCAAACCAATTTGCCGTCTTTTAATTTCGGTTCCTGGGTATAGCTGTTCATGCCTTTTTCATCGGCGACGGTCAGTATGTCTTCATGCAATAGACCGTGTTTCAGCAGTTCGGCGATCAACACGCCCATGCCGCCGGCGGCATGGAAATGGTTGACGTCGGCCGGACCGTTCGGATAGATTTTGCTCAGCTGTGGAATGGCCTTGGACAGATTGTCGAAATCGTCCCAATTCAATGTGATGCCGGAAGCTCGGGCGATGGCGATCAGGTGCATGGTATGGTTGGTCGAACCGCCGGTCGCCAGCAGACCGATGACGGCGTTGATAATCGCTTTCTCGTCGACCATGCGGGCGATAGGGCGGTAATCATCGCCCAAGGCAGTGAATTTCAGCACTTGCCGCGCCGCTTGCTTGGTCAATTCGTCGCGCAACGGCGTATAAGGGTTGACGAAGGAACTGCCGGGCAGATGCAGACCCATGATTTCCATCATCATCTGGTTGCTGTTGGCGGTGCCGTAGAAGGTGCAGGTGCCGGGAGAATGGTAGGACGCCGATTCCGCTTCCAGCAACTCTTTGCGACCGATCTTACCGACGGCATAGGCCTGTCGGGCGCGGGCTTTTTCCTTGTTGGTCAGGCCGCTGGGCATCGGACCGGCAGGGACGAAGACGGCCGGCAAGTGGCCGAAGCTGAGGGCGCCGATCAATAGGCCCGGTACGATCTTGTCGCAGACGCCCAGATACAAGGCGGCGTCGAACATGTTGTGGCTCATGCCGATCGCCGTCGCCATCGCGATAAGATCGCGGCTGAACAAGGATAATTCCATGCCGGGCTGTCCTTGGGTGATGCCGTCACACATGGCCGGCACGCCGCCGGCGAATTGGGCGACGCCGCCGGCTTCATGAGCGGCTTCCTTGATCAGAGCCGGAAAATCCTTATAAGGCTCGTGCGCCGACAACATGTCGTTGTAAGCGGAAATAATGGCGATATTGGGCTTCTGATTGCCGGTCAGGTCGGCTTTGTCGGCGCTGCTGCAGGCGGCAAAGCCGTGCGCCAGGTTTCCGCATGGGAGTGTGGAGCGGTTGGGGCCTTCTTGGGCGGCCTTGTCGATGTATTTCAGATAGGCCGAGCGCGACTCATGACTGCGTTCGATGACTTCTTGCGTCACTTTTTCGATGATGGGATGCATAATGCGTTCCTCCTTTAGGCTATTGCGGTGGCAATGGCGGATGATTCTGTTGCGGCGATTTCATTCACCGGTGATAAATTTCTAAAGCCGTTGCTACTTTGATCATGGCGCCCAGTAGAGTTCCACCGGCGCCTTGTTCTGACGCAGTATTGCGCGGATCGGCATGTCCTCAACATCGCCGTCGCCTAGCGCTTGCTTGAAAACGGCCAATTTTTCCTCCCCGGTCAGCAAGATAATCAGACGTTTGGAATTGAGCAGGCCGTTTAGAGTTAGGGTCATGCGTTCGGTATTGGGACCCGTGACCTCGCTTTCATGAGCGTTAATAGCGGCGATCAGTTGATCGTTATCTTCCGCCAAGGCTTCGTTCAGTCCTTGCGCATGAGGAAACAGCGACGCCGTATGGCCATCATTGCCCATGCCCAAAATCGAGACGGTGAACGGTTTAGGCAATTGTCGGTAGTTTTCTTCGCTTTCCGCACAGCCTTCCAGGGCCGTTTCGGCAGTCGTTTTCATCCCGGTAAACGGAGCTTGGGTCGCCTCATTGATCAGCAAACAGCGATGTATCAGCGCTTCGTTGCTGGCCTCATGGTCTTTGTCGACCCAGCGTTCATCGACCAACGCTACATGAGTGTTGGTCCAGTCCAGGTCGGAGTGCGATAAGGCCTGGTAGAGCGGGGCGGGGGTGTCGCCGCCGGAAACCATGAAGCTGGCCTGGCCTTGAGTGCTCAGCGCCTTGCTTAGATGTCTTTCGCAGGCCAGGGCCAAGGCATTGAATAAGCTGTCGCGGTCTTCGAATAAAAATTGTTTAACCATATCTAGTATGTCCTGTAGTGCAATTAACCTTCCCAGGCGCGGCCATCACGAGCCAATAGCGAGTCCGATGCAATCGGACCCCAGGTGCCGGCGGGATAAGGTCTAGGTTCGTCGTTGGTTTTTTTCCACGCGTTTTGAATCGAGTCGACCCAGGTCCAGGCCTGTTCGATTTCTTCACGGCTAAGGAACAAGGTCGGATTGCCGCGCAGCGCTTCCAGAATCAGTTTTTCGTAACCGCCGAATAGCTTGTTTTCCTTAAAGGCTTCGGAAAAACTTAAATCCAGTTTGGTTTTCTGCAGCTTGATGTCGCCGTCAATGCCGGGGACCTTGTTGAGCATTTCGATTTCTATCGCTTCGTTCGGCTGCAAGTGGATGATCAGTTTGTTCGGCGGCAGATGGCGGAAGCTTTCCTTGAAAATATTATGCGGCAGTTGCTTGAAGTAAACGACGATTTCGGTGCGTTTGTAATTCATGCGTTTGCCTGAGCGCAGATAAAAGGGAACGCCAGCCCAGCGCCAGTTGTCGATATCGACTCTGACCGCGACGAAGCTTTCGGTTTTACTTTCGGTGTTGGCGCCATCTTCCTCCAGGTAGCCGGGAACCGGCGTGGCTTTCTGGAAGCCCTGAGTATATTGACCGCGCACCGTGGTTTGTTCGACATTACTTTCTGTGATCGGGCGCAGCGCTTTCAATACCTTGATTTTCTCGCTGTGAATGCTTTGCGCTTCCAGGTTGACTGGAGGCTCCATTGCAACGAAGGTCAGAATCTGTAGCAGGTGGTTCTGCAGCATGTCGCGTAATTGGCCGGT
Protein-coding sequences here:
- a CDS encoding sigma-54 interaction domain-containing protein — translated: MRTNSFTLDSLLETHDQPFSIINADQQIIAVNRAWEGHFALPRERRLGAICCNNPSDCRHKRFFQTLEPYTGMFSETLGSQEHLLKVRGYPLLDVDGTVYLGESVLTVGKSASMTGNPQMVGTSSAFLNLKTKLQQAAQSNVPVMLNGETGTGKEFAAEYIHRQSSNADGEFVIVDCTVLGEDLFESELFGHEKGAFTGAATVKKGLFELADGGTLFLDEVGELPISLQPKLLRALESGQFRRVGGTTALKSTVRVVTATHRNLSGMVKEGLFREDLFYRLSVFPLEIPALRDRVEDIQELVEYFLESFGQRDRCVYRMSGAALQKLMGHRWPGNIRELKNCLQLATCLCNKHHIEERDISIMRRNEMPLKPGMVERRGQGSATEARKATDMNPLEAIEAEYIRSLIDKHQGNRKLIAAEMNVSERTLYRKLKRLNVN
- a CDS encoding HDOD domain-containing protein, with translation MEPYLRSWTLNTIDSGLDDFAPPVDMRDHINRIKALPPLPGIAQQIIQLASDPLADAKKLALIIELDPLLTSQIIRWAGSALYGYRGRIVSVQEAIVRVLGYDFVMNLALSLSALSALKAPSQGKIGTRMFWLQAIAGSRLAVSLSENMPRQERPDRKTIFLSALLHNIGFPLMGHEFLDEFNYLATMIDANPSLTVYSVERFAFGVDHCSLGAWLMRTWSMPKPIIDVVYHHHNPHYRGDNYQINLLVYLSDCLLGTLGIGDGQNQSYDDEVFAALNLDCEFAMQKVAELEDSLEQIDSMAVRLTRYQ
- a CDS encoding exodeoxyribonuclease III, whose product is MKIISWNVNGIRAIQKKGFAETIAQLDADCILLQETKAQDDQVFKALDDIDGYHVYSNCAERKGYSGVALLTRQPPLKLSNDIGIDEHDQEGRVLVAEYEHFFLLNVYVPNSGQDLVRLDYRQNWDREFCAYLQQLQKQKPLIACGDFNVAHQEIDIARPKPNYNKTAGYTQAEIDGFSRFLDIGLADSFRHFHPDTVAYSWWSYRANARAKNIGWRIDYVLTSETLLDKIDDAFIAPEITGSDHCPVGIEIDF
- a CDS encoding bifunctional 4-hydroxy-2-oxoglutarate aldolase/2-dehydro-3-deoxy-phosphogluconate aldolase; translated protein: MTAIKDIMHTSPVIPVMVINRLEHAVPLAHALVEGGLKVLEITLRTPVALEAIKRIKAEVPDAIVGAGTVINQETLKQAVDAGSEFLVSPGVTDNLIDAALKSGVPILPGVISPSEVMRLLEKGISEMKFFPAEAAGGIPMLKSIGGPLPQVTFCPTGGVSPKNAAEYLALKNVACVGGSWMAPADLVDAEDWTEITRRAKEASALSA
- the edd gene encoding phosphogluconate dehydratase, which produces MHPIIEKVTQEVIERSHESRSAYLKYIDKAAQEGPNRSTLPCGNLAHGFAACSSADKADLTGNQKPNIAIISAYNDMLSAHEPYKDFPALIKEAAHEAGGVAQFAGGVPAMCDGITQGQPGMELSLFSRDLIAMATAIGMSHNMFDAALYLGVCDKIVPGLLIGALSFGHLPAVFVPAGPMPSGLTNKEKARARQAYAVGKIGRKELLEAESASYHSPGTCTFYGTANSNQMMMEIMGLHLPGSSFVNPYTPLRDELTKQAARQVLKFTALGDDYRPIARMVDEKAIINAVIGLLATGGSTNHTMHLIAIARASGITLNWDDFDNLSKAIPQLSKIYPNGPADVNHFHAAGGMGVLIAELLKHGLLHEDILTVADEKGMNSYTQEPKLKDGKLVWEPCPTSSMDTEVLSTVEKPFAATGGLHVMQGNLGRGVSKLSAVSADHRIVEAPAVVFDDQEDFLAAFKRGELEKDFVAVIRFQGPRANGMPELHKLTPPLGVLQDKGFKVALVTDGRMSGASGKVPSVIHLCPECEMGGPLAKVLDGDIISLNLQTGEITAKVAEAEFNARTPIPNRANNHHYGMGREMFGNFRLGASTAETGASNLFPVD
- the pgl gene encoding 6-phosphogluconolactonase translates to MVKQFLFEDRDSLFNALALACERHLSKALSTQGQASFMVSGGDTPAPLYQALSHSDLDWTNTHVALVDERWVDKDHEASNEALIHRCLLINEATQAPFTGMKTTAETALEGCAESEENYRQLPKPFTVSILGMGNDGHTASLFPHAQGLNEALAEDNDQLIAAINAHESEVTGPNTERMTLTLNGLLNSKRLIILLTGEEKLAVFKQALGDGDVEDMPIRAILRQNKAPVELYWAP
- the zwf gene encoding glucose-6-phosphate dehydrogenase is translated as MPRNKTYKPCDLVIYGGLGDLSTRKLIISLYRLEKAGLIEKDTRIIAVDRHEKETSEFVEIANNSLRTFLNESIDEELWQRFSARLSYLKIDLTQMDEYQRLHEVLTPETNVLVNYFAVSPMLFKSICQGLQQSEVLNAESRIVMEKPIGHDLKSSQEINDVVANVFNEDQVFRIDHYLGKETVLNLLALRFANSFFTTNWDHNTIDHIQITVAEEVGIEGRWEYFDQTGQLRDMLQNHLLQILTFVAMEPPVNLEAQSIHSEKIKVLKALRPITESNVEQTTVRGQYTQGFQKATPVPGYLEEDGANTESKTESFVAVRVDIDNWRWAGVPFYLRSGKRMNYKRTEIVVYFKQLPHNIFKESFRHLPPNKLIIHLQPNEAIEIEMLNKVPGIDGDIKLQKTKLDLSFSEAFKENKLFGGYEKLILEALRGNPTLFLSREEIEQAWTWVDSIQNAWKKTNDEPRPYPAGTWGPIASDSLLARDGRAWEG